From the Brassica napus cultivar Da-Ae unplaced genomic scaffold, Da-Ae ScsIHWf_2163;HRSCAF=2816, whole genome shotgun sequence genome, one window contains:
- the LOC125600254 gene encoding phosphatidylinositol transfer protein 3-like: MFKRRNAHQLDDGSQHDNKVRELRSAIGPLSGQSLVFCSDASLRRYLAARNWNVEKAKKMLEETLKWRSTYKPQEIRWNQVAHEGETGKVSRASFHDRQGRVVLIMRPALQNSTSAEGNIKHLVYLLENAILNLPKGQEQMSWLIDFTGWSMAANVPMKTTREIVYILQNHYPERLGIAFLYNPPRLFQAVYRAVKYFLDPCTAQKVKFVYPKDKTSDELMTSHFDVENLPKEFGGEATLEYDHEEFSKQMCEDDVKTAKFWGLEEKQYPKPNGFSPADVVPEPATSLASAAS; this comes from the exons ATGTTTAAGAGAAGGAATGCGCACCAACTTGATGATGGTTCTCAGCATGATAACAAG GTTAGAGAATTGAGATCTGCGATAGGGCCGCTCTCTGGACAAAGTTTAGTGTTCTGCTCTGATGCTTCCTTGAGGAGATATTTGGCTGCTCGAAACTGGAATGTGGAGAAAGCCAAGAAAATGCTTGAGGAGACTCTCAAGTGGAGATCAACATACAAACCTCAAGAGATCCGTTGG AATCAAGTAGCACATGAAGGTGAGACCGGTAAAGTTTCAAGAGCTAGTTTTCATGATAGACAAGGCAGAGTAGTGCTTATAATGAGACCAGCATTACAG AACTCAACATCAGCAGAAGGTAATATCAAGCATTTGGTCTATCTTCTTGAAAATGCAATCCTCAATCTTCCCAAGGGACAAGAACAAATGTCTTGGCTCATTGATTTCACTGGTTGGTCTATGGCTGCTAATGTTCCTATGAAAACAACACGTGAGATTGTCTACATTCTACAGAATCATTACCCTGAGAGACTCGGTATCGCCTTTCTCTACAATCCACCAAGACTTTTCCAAGCAGTATACAGG GCTGTTAAGTACTTCTTGGACCCATGTACAGCTCAAAAGGTCAAGTTTGTGTACCCTAAAGACAAAACAAGTGATGAACTGATGACATCACACTTTGATGTTGAGAATCTTCCCAAGGAGTTTGGAGGAGAAGCAACACTAGAGTATGATCATGAGGAGTTCTCAAAACAAATGTGTGAAGATGATGTCAAAACAGCAAAGTTTTGGGGACTGGAGGAGAAACAGTATCCTAAACCAAACGGTTTCTCTCCAGCCGATGTTGTTCCTGAGCCAGCCACTTCTCTTGCATCAGCAGCTAGCTGA